In a genomic window of Drosophila takahashii strain IR98-3 E-12201 chromosome 3L, DtakHiC1v2, whole genome shotgun sequence:
- the LOC108066576 gene encoding zinc finger protein 420: MEQEEEQAAQYSVHAVCRICLNRLPEDGGGPGSFDLFLIPGLAKKLCFCTSLAVEQSDGFPKSLCTQCFSRLDDLHEFQKLCVDSVRKFQEMVARNVFSLPSSSQIKTFDVLNVAGNEAELVGQTEEEDRINFDPLVDHKMELIENEEDVFKMLEHVDKEAEQVEKAVKQDELMAIFAGDSTEESDEDDFEQDVDFEPNSSEGDDDVPLAQRLKAKAKRPRIKEEDRDQEREFLTGSEEEQEEEKSRRRRIPPGERHLHRIIDCHICHQKFKKAIRYEEHMKHHNDLLPFQCKVETCRKGFTTAGGLRLHIDHAHTELSEVHSCSVDGCGKTFPRIRLLTFHLKKAHGITKAAAPPRDYPCSECEKVFRCPMALKKHMYKHDGKELPFPCNICGKRFVINSALKDHLMRHAGIKNYVCPYCGVGKTTRQEWNTHILTHTQEKKFKCHICDHASHNKQSLANHVKIVHEKIKNYACQYCGKTFGKSHACKIHEMTHTGEKRCECKVCGKKFLYPKSLTKHLKTHEKRVLRAIETYRQRQVEMGEAPGDTQLDNPPAPPVEPIMSQNAADELLKVCAESVATIPKDPRRVQRVDLSELAGTAVNPIPSVSVPSWSPQVNFTKKEGKHICPGCGQGFNNIGNMKRHYKIIHEKVKDFACRFCPKRFAKAQTLRHHEWIHTGEKPFECKTCGTHFRQETALKRHQRTHENRPPVISPKFYAAREELEEQERSKREAKRQAEAKRREIAEAAKEQLSSLHKLEGSDRNLQSYDEYQEAAAERAAASAELQAQQFEENEVKRRAEDERRKIQEAAYEQLERLQHQQEIDKVQSSYDGYYAQKANADGTTLDALKIDHV, translated from the exons atggagcaggaggaggagcaggccgCCCAGTATTCGGTGCACGCGGTGTGCCGCATCTGCCTGAATCGCCTGCCGGAGGATGGCGGCGGCCCGGGATCCTTTGACCTCTTCCTGATCCCCGGATTGGCCAAGAAGCTGTGTTTCTGCACCTCCCTGGCGGTGGAGCAGTCGGATGGCTTCCCGAAGAGCCTCTGCACGCAGTGCTTCAGCCGGCTGGACGACCTGCATGAGTTCCAGAAGCTGTGCGTCGATTCGGTGCGGAAGTTCCAGGAGATGGTAGCCAGAAACGTCTTTTCCTTGCCCTCCAGTTCGCAGATTAAAACCTTTGATGTTCTGAATGTGGCTGGGAACGAGGCCGAGCTGGTGGGCCagacggaggaggaggatcgcATCAACTTCGATCCGCTGGTGGATCACAAAATGGAGCTGATCGAGAACGAGGAGGATGTGTTCAAGATGCTGGAGCACGTGGACAAGGAGGCAGAGCAGGTGGAGAAGGCGGTGAAGCAGGACGAACTGATGGCGATCTTTGCCGGGGATTCCACGGAGGAAAGCGACGAAGACGATTTCGAGCAAGACGTGGACTTTGAGCCCAACAGCAGCGAGGGCGACGATGATGTTCCCCTGGCGCAGCGCTTGAAAGCGAAAGCCAAGAGGCCCCGAATCAAGGAGGAGGATCGGGATCAGGAGAGGGAGTTCCTTACCGGctccgaggaggagcaggaggaggagaagagcAGGCGGAGGAGGATTCCGCCAGGCGAACGCCACCTGCACCGCATCATCGACTGCCACATCTGCCACCAGAAGTTCAAGAAGGCCATTCGCTACGAGGAGCACATGAAGCACCACAACGACCTGCTGCCCTTCCAGTGCAAGGTGGAGACCTGCAGGAAAG GTTTCACCACCGCCGGCGGCCTGAGGCTCCACATAGACCACGCCCACACGGAGCTATCCGAGGTTCACTCCTGCAGCGTCGACGGCTGCGGCAAGACCTTCCCCCGCATCCGCCTGCTCACCTTCCACCTGAAGAAGGCGCACGGCATCACGAAGGCGGCGGCGCCGCCACGGGATTACCCCTGCTCCGAGTGCGAGAAGGTTTTCCGCTGTCCGATGGCCCTGAAGAAGCACATGTACAAGCACGACGGCAAGGAGCTGCCCTTCCCCTGCAACATTTGCGGCAAGCGATTTGTGATCAATAGCGCTCTAAAGGATCACCTCATGCGGCATGCGGGCATCAAGAACTACGTGTGTCCCTACTGCGGAGTGGGCAAGACCACCCGGCAGGAGTGGAACACGCACATCCTCACGCACACCCAGGAGAAGAAGTTCAAGTGCCACATCTGCGACCACGCCTCGCACAACAAGCAGAGTCTGGCGAACCACGTGAAGATCGTGCACGAGAAGATCAAGAACTATGCGTGCCAGTACTGCGGGAAGACCTTTGGCAAGTCGCATGCCTGCAAGATCCACGAGATGACGCACACCGGGGAGAAGCGCTGCGAGTGCAAG GTCTGTGGCAAAAAGTTTCTGTATCCCAAGAGCCTGACCAAACACCTGAAGACGCACGAAAAGCGCGTTCTGCGGGCCATCGAAACATACCGTCAGCGACAGGTGGAAATGGGCGAGGCACCCGGCGACACCCAGTTGGACAATCCCCCAGCGCCGCCAGTTGAACCGATCATGTCCCAAAATGCCGCCGATGAGCTGCTCAAGGTGTGCGCCGAATCCGTGGCCACCATACCCAAGGATCCACGCAGGGTTCAGCGGGTGGACCTTTCTGAGCTAGCCGGCACCGCTGTGAATCCCATACCCTCGGTTTCGGTGCCCTCGTGGTCGCCGCAGGTGAACTTCACCAAGAAGGAGGGCAAGCACATCTGCCCCGGCTGCGGCCAGGGATTCAACAATATCGGCAACATGAAGCGCCACTACAAGATCATCCACGAGAAGGTCAAGGACTTCGCCTGCCGCTTCTGCCCCAAGCGATTCGCCAAGGCCCAAACGCTGCGGCATCACGAGTGGATTCACACGGGCGAGAAACCGTTCGAGTGCAAGACCTGCGGCACTCATTTCCGCCAGGAGACGGCACTGAAGCGTCACCAGCGTACCCACGAGAACCGTCCGCCAGTGATTTCACCCAAATTCTACGCAGCTCGCGAGGAactggaggagcaggagcggaGCAAGCGAGAGGCCAAGCGGCAGGCGGAGGCCAAGCGACGCGAGATCGCCGAGGCGGCCAAGGAGCAGCTCTCCTCGCTGCACAAGCTCGAGGGCAGCGATCGCAACCTGCAGTCGTACGATGAATAccaggaggcggcggcggagcgGGCGGCTGCATCCGCGGAACTCCAGGCGCAGCAGTTCGAGGAGAACGAGGTGAAGCGGCGGGCGGAGGACGAGCGCCGGAAGATCCAGGAGGCTGCCTACGAGCAGCTGGAACGGCTGCAGCACCAGCAGGAAATCGACAAGGTGCAGAGCTCCTACGACGGCTACTACGCCCAGAAGGCGAATGCCGATGGCACCACTTTGGACGCCTTGAAAATCGACCATGTCTAG